In Heptranchias perlo isolate sHepPer1 chromosome 13, sHepPer1.hap1, whole genome shotgun sequence, the genomic stretch agttgtaTGTTCTCTgtcaactttgaaattataccctctattcccaagtccaggtcattaatatctatcaaaaagagcagtggtcctaatactgaccccgggggaaaccactgtatacttccctccagtctgaaaaacaactgttcactactactccctgctttctgtcttgCAACCAATTTCCTGTCCATCTATGATGCTGTGCAGGCACtgccccatgggcttcaattttgctaacaagattttaaaaaaaactgaattcaaatgttCAAACTGCCATTTTTACtcacactagtccagtaatataatcactACTGTACCTGTTATAAATATCAGCTATTCCTAGCTCCCTAATAGAAATGGTGCTCAGCTACACTTTCTCTTCTCAGTCTTCCATCTGTCCCTTCCTCCAATTGTCACCTCCAATCTAGTGCCCATGcctcactgtcactaacacatgtGAGGCAGAGTGAGGTCCAGAGACCATGACCAATTACACGGCAGCCAAGTCCCCCACACCTGATCTTCCTTACCCACAAAACCATGCTAACATGTCCAGCCAGGTGCCAAGATGCTGATGTAGTACATTAGTTCACTGGTCTGATTTGTGTCTTCACCTTTCCTGATTTGTATTGCACCTTTACTCTGCCTATAATTCCCCTATATAATCTCCCCTTTcattaaatgttttaaaaattctgttCATCCTATTCCATTTACTGTAATCTcctgattcatagaatcatagaatgcacagcacagaaggaggccatttggcccgtcaagcccgtgctagctctctgcaagagcaatccagctagtcccactcccccaccctttccccgtagcccagcaaatttttttccttcaagtacttatccaattctcttttgaaaaccatgattgaatctgcctccaccaccccctcaggcagtgcattccagatcataaccactcactgcgtaaaagagtttttcctcatgtcacctttggttcttttgccaattatcttaaatctgtgtgctctggttctcgatccttctgccaatgggaacagcttatccctatctactctgtctagacccttcatgattttgaatacatctatcaaatctcctcacaaccgtctctgctctaaggagaacaatcccagcttctccagtctatccacataactgaagtccctcatccctggaaccattctagtaaatcttttttgcaccctctctaaggccttcacagcctCCCTAAAGtgaggtgtccagaactggacacaatactccagttgtggccgaaccagtgttttataaagattcaacataacttccttgcttttgtactccatgcctctatttataaagcccaggatcccatatgcttttttaaccgctttctcaacctgccctgccaccttcagcgatttgtgcacatataccctcaggtctcactgttcctgcatgccctttagaattgtgccctctagtttatattgcctctcctcattcttcctaccaaaatgtatcacttcgcacttctctgcattaaatttcatctgccacgtgtccgcccattcctccAGCCTATCTATgtactcttgaagtctatcactatcctcctcactgtttactacacttccaagttttgtgtcatctgcaaattttgaaattgtgccctgtacacccaagtccaagtcattaatatatatcaagaaaagcagcgatcctagtactgacccctggggaacaccactgtacacctccctccagtctgaaaaacaaccgttcaccactaccctctgattcctgtcacttggccaatttcgtatccatgctgccgctgccccttttattccatgggcttcatctttgccgacaagcctattatatggcactttatcaaacgccttttgaaagtccatttacaccacatcaactgcattgccctcatctaccctctctgttacctcatcaaaaaactcaatcagattagttaaacacaatttacctATAACAAAGTcgcgctggctttccttaattaatccacacttgtccaagtaactattaattttgtctcagattatcatttctaaaagctttcccaccattgaacaaggttgtaacatttgcaattctccagtcatcaGACACCACcttcatatctaaggatgtttggaagattatggccagtacctctgcaatttccacccttacttccctcagcaacctagaatgtatcccatccggacctggtgacttatctactttaagtacagccagcctttctaatacctcctctttatcaattttttagcccatcccgtatctcaactacctcctcttttactgtgactttggcagcatcttcttccttggtaaagacacatGCAAAGTACTCAATTAGTGCCTCcgcatcccctctgcctccatgcttagatctcctttttggtctctgatcggccccacccctcctcttagaaAATATTGTTTTATTTTATCCCCTCGCTATAATCTGTTATTTTTACTGTGCTTTGCTGCTTGCTGTGTCTCTTGATTCTGGCCACCGGATTCCAGACAAGGATGTCCTGACATTGGAGGAAGTACAGAAAAGAGGAACAAAGCAAACACTGAGCTTCAGGCATCGCAGCTGTGAGGAGAATCTGGgtttgcagaggagattttcaaAAGATTATTCAAGCATTCACGATCCCTAATTGAATAGATGAACTGAACCCTGTTTGTTTGAGGTTGTCAGTTCAGGTAAGAGGTGACTAGTTCGTTTTCCTCAGAACATTAGtggaccagttggatttttatgtcAATCTGCCAGTTTCCGCGTTTTTTCTGGTTCCAGTCCACACATTAGCAGCTTTGTTGAATTCAGTTTCCCAATGTGCCTCGGTCAGATTTCAGGTCCACACCTTGGAGTGCGAGTTACTGGGCACTCCATCCTTCTATTAAACGCTCTCAATtcatgatagatttttattatttttacctccttcctctaatttcctgattcacTGTTGACCTTTATTACTAATCTTGTTTTTGTTTCAATAATTTCATTGTATTTTGTGCTCCTTGCTTATTTTATTAAATTATTGATCTGGGAGGAGATTCCACGGGTGCACAGTTGTAACTTTCACACTAAATCCCGATAAAGTAATGCTTTTTGTGTGAATctggccactaaaatgttccTGTTTTATTCTctttcttacagttaacttagtggCGATCGTGATCCTGAACCGAGGGAAGTGCGGCCTCTCCagatgtatcactcgctacctggtggcgatgtCAGCAGCAGATCTACTGCTCGTCATCATTAATATAATACTGAATCGCATTAATAACCTTTATTTCCCAGTTAGTTTCTTATTTATCACCCCCGTATGTGCCCTAAGAGTTGTCTTTTTTCTCGCAGCCCTGGACTGTTCtgtttggttcacagtcgctttcacgtttgatcgatttgtagccatttgttgtcagaagctaaaACCAagatattgcaccgagaaaactgcgGCCGTGGTTATAGTAACGGTGAGCGTGGTCAGCTGTTTCAGGTCCATTCCCTGGTACTTCCTGTTTGTTCCTTCAGTTATTATTGACAATATACCATGGTTTTGCATCCAAACACCAGACTATTATACCTCATCCTTATGGACAGTGTATGAATGGATCGACAGCTTTCTAACACCGTTGTTTCCATttgttttgattttggtgttcaaTGCTCTGACTGTCAGGAACATTATAACCGCCAATCGAATCCGGAGAGAGCTCCGAGGTTACAGCAATGGTGAGAATCGCATTGATCCAGAAATGgaaaaccgaaggaaatccatcattttactcttcactttGTCCGCtaattttatactgttgtggattACATATGTTGCACATTCTTTAAACTGGCAAGTTATAAACTATAATTATACAGAT encodes the following:
- the LOC137331710 gene encoding probable G-protein coupled receptor 139; this encodes MGTGIGALNAMDIETLAYKISKAGQLTKDAVRLSDVWTKPLNANAVSGWLSDVMIWRSNNNTQWGQLMMDQNMTKALNKTYCLLHALIREEQWVELECIAFSANALNLVAIVILNRGKCGLSRCITRYLVAMSAADLLLVIINIILNRINNLYFPVSFLFITPVCALRVVFFLAALDCSVWFTVAFTFDRFVAICCQKLKPRYCTEKTAAVVIVTVSVVSCFRSIPWYFLFVPSVIIDNIPWFCIQTPDYYTSSLWTVYEWIDSFLTPLFPFVLILVFNALTVRNIITANRIRRELRGYSNGENRIDPEMENRRKSIILLFTLSANFILLWITYVAHSLNWQVINYNYTDKNLKDPVYVAQQFGFMLRLLSSCTNTCIYALTQTKFREELKNGVKYPFTLIVKLFK